GCATTTTGAGCATCTCCAAGGCTTCTTCTCCGTCTTTTGCAAGCAGTACAGACCCAAAAAGCACCTCAAGCATCCCCCCAATGTTGCGCCGAAGGCCTGGTTCATCTTCGACATACATGACGCTGATGCGGGAAAGTTGCTGGAGAAGTTCAGGGGTCATTGGCGGGGGTCCCGTGGCAGAATTTTGTGTATTATATCAAAAACCCTTTACATGTAAGGAACTCCATGCGCCTTCTTACGCAGAGCAACATTTCCCACACCATCATCATTGCCTCCATGCTTATCATCTCTTCGCTTACTTTTTTGACAGGGTATTTTTTCATCTCCAAGCAATACGACACCATGGAAAAAGAGATTGCCGAAACAAAACTCCGCCTAGAAGAGCACCGCCTAGAAGAGATTAAACGAGAGGTAGACGCGCTTGTTGATTACATCGAGTTCCGCCGAACACACCAAGGGGGCGAGGGAACATTACTTCAAGAACGGGTTATTGCGTGGATGTCTACGGTACGCTTTGGAACGCCAAAGGAAAATTATATCTTTGCGTATCGCGTGCACGATTTGCAAGGCGGAGATGCTTTTGCCACCATGCTCGTAAATCCCAACCGCCCCGATTTGGTGGGTGAGCTGATTGCCACAGGGTACACAGATGCCAAAGGGGTGCCTTTTCGGCAACTTGCCCTTGAGGGGATTCGCGAGCAGGGCACGGCGATTGTTCCTTACATGTATAAAAAACCAGGCTCCCAAATCCTCTCCCAGAAAGTGACCTATTTTCGCCATTATGCACCGTGGGATTGGATCATTGCAGCAGGCGCTTATATGGATGACATTGATGCGCTTTTGGAACAAAAACGCGAAGCACTTCTCAAAGACACGCGTCAAGACATCACCTCTACGGTTGTGATTTTTCTCTTTTTTACCTTCATTGCTTACGGGCTTGCCATTGTTTTGGGCAAACAGATTGAACACTTTTTTACCCAGTATCGCGAAGAAGTGTTGGCCAAAACCCAAGAACTCCAAACCCTCAACCAAACCCTCGAACAGCGTGTTCATGAAGAGATTTCCAAAAACAGAGCACAAGAACAGTTGCTCATCCAAAAATCAAAATTTATCGCCCTTGGGGAGATGATTAGCAACATCGCCCACCAATGGCGCCAACCCCTCACGGAGCTTTCTGCCTTGCTTATGGGACTCAAATTTCACTAC
The window above is part of the Sulfurospirillum tamanense genome. Proteins encoded here:
- a CDS encoding cache domain-containing protein, producing the protein MRLLTQSNISHTIIIASMLIISSLTFLTGYFFISKQYDTMEKEIAETKLRLEEHRLEEIKREVDALVDYIEFRRTHQGGEGTLLQERVIAWMSTVRFGTPKENYIFAYRVHDLQGGDAFATMLVNPNRPDLVGELIATGYTDAKGVPFRQLALEGIREQGTAIVPYMYKKPGSQILSQKVTYFRHYAPWDWIIAAGAYMDDIDALLEQKREALLKDTRQDITSTVVIFLFFTFIAYGLAIVLGKQIEHFFTQYREEVLAKTQELQTLNQTLEQRVHEEISKNRAQEQLLIQKSKFIALGEMISNIAHQWRQPLTELSALLMGLKFHYLSQTLNPTIIQEKSKEAEHLIDYMSQTIDDFRHFFAPDKQKTVFAIIPRIDSVLTICHASLKNYHIHLRIKAPRDAYVRGFQNEYEQVLLNLITNAKDALLLTKPKNPTITLELAVNKGMVSLHVKDNAGGISIEPIEKIFEPYVTTKSSSQGIGIGLYMSKMIIENNMQGNLIARNSDEGAEFEVRLKEEV